The nucleotide sequence CGGCGGAACTCAACGCGGACGTGCGCCGCGAACTATTGCAACTGCTGGCCGATTTAGACGAGCGACTTGCGAACCAAGCCTCGTCGTCGAAGTCCGCGACGGTGAAAACCCGGACCGAACAGACACTCCCGTCACCGATCGAGCGCTTGAGAGACCTCGAACGGTCCGTCGAAGCGACCCATCCGGTGCTTTGCGGACTGGTCGGGAATTTAGCCGACGCGTTGAGCCGCTTGGGAGTCTGAGTCGGATCTCGCGATTCTACGACTCGCCGCGCGCTCACGCTCGAGCGGTTTGCAGCGCATTCTCCAAAGCTTCTCGAATCATCACCAACTCCCCGACATTCTCCAACGTGAGTAGACCGACGAGCGCTGCTTTGCGAAGCACAGGCATCGTCGGGCAGTCGCGGGTTTGAAAGCGCTCGATTGCGACGGTGAGCGGCTCATCGGCATCGGCGGTCGAAAACGTTCGTTGCATCGCCGTTTCAATCGTTCCCTCGCTACCGGCCCGAGCGAGCGACCTCAGGAGATCGCTGCGAGTCAACACGCCGACGACCCGAGCGTTATCGATGACGGGAAAGTCGTGCTGCGAGCCGGCAAGGATCAACTGAATCGCGCGATGGATCGAATCTTGCGGAGCAAGGCTTTGAAAGTCGGTAAGCATGGCCTTCGCAACGGAGATTCCGTTGAGCGACGACTTCATCCGGACCTCACCGGCTTCCTGGGGGGCACCGATCCAAACGAAAAGCGCAACGAACAGCAGAATCGGGTTCGCTAGGAGTCCGACCAATGCGAACAGCAACGCTAACGATTGTCCGACCGAGGCCGCGATCTGCGTCGCACGCGCGTAGTCGAGTCGTGTGGCAAGTAAGGCTCGCAACACCCGCCCGCCATCCATGGGAAACGCGGGCAAGAGATTGAAGAGCCCCAGAAAAACGTTTACGACCAAGAGCCTTTGCCAAAAAGGAACTTCGTTCGGCGGCAGCTGCTCCATCGGAATATAGGAGCGCGTGAGCTGCAATCCGACGAACACGACCGCGGCGATGACCATATTCACCGCCGGACCGGCCAGTGCGACCCACAATTCTTGACGAGGATTCTCGGGAATTCGCTCCATGCGTGCGACCCCGCCGATCGGCAGCAGCGTGATATCGCGAGTCCTAATGCCGAATCGAGCCGCGGTCAGGGCATGCCCGAGCTCGTGCAGGACGATGCAGCCGAAGATCGCGAGTACGAACCCCACTCCTTCCAACGCCGAGACAAGACCTTGCCGTTCCGACCAATCGCTGAGAAATGCGAATGCCAACAGAATGAAGAACGTGGCATGCACGTAGACGGCGATGCCTCTCACTTCTCCGATTTTCCAAGACCATTTCATCGCATTGTCGTCCGTGGTCGGTGGGGATGAACATTCGATACGAAGTCCTCTCGGCTCTAGAAGCAATAGCCATGCCGCCGGTGACCTGTTCGCGGACGAGTGATGTCGGTCGAAATCACCTACTCATTCGAGACGATCACCTTGAGTGCATGAGTCGTTTTCGCGTTTCCGAAGGTCTCGTAGGCTTTCACGATATCGTTCAGCGCATAGCGATGGGTGATCAATTGTTGCGGTCGGAGCTTGCCGGTGGTAATCGTCTTCAGTAGCAGTGGCGTCGTCACGGTGTCGACGAGACGAGTCGTCAGCGTGATGTTCTGCGACCAAAGTTTGTCTAGGTTCAATTGGACCGGCTTGCCGTGTACGCCGATGTTGGCGATGCGTCCTCCCGCTGCGACGATGGTTTGGCAAAGATCGAAACTCGCCGGGATTCCCACCGCTTCGACGACCACGTCGAAACCGACGCCGTCTGTGAGACTCATGATCTTCTCGACGGCAGCCGCGTCGCCGCCGTTGACCGTCGCGCTCGCCCCCAGTCGCCGAGCGACTTCCAGCCGGTTGTCGTCGACATCGACGACGACGATCGTTGCAGGCGAATAAAACTGCGCCGTCAACAGCGTGGCGAGTCCGATCGGCCCACCGCCGACGATCACGACCGAATCGCCCGGCTGCACTCGGCCGTTCAGCACACCGCATTCGTAGCTCGTCGGCAGAATGTCGCTCAGCATCACGACGGCTTCCTCGTCGCATCCGTCGGGAACGCGATGTAGGCTGCCGTCGGCATGCGGAATCCGCACGAACTCCGCTTGCGTCCCGTCGATCCGGTTCCCGAGCAACCAACCGCCGTCGGAGCAATGCGAATACATTCCCCTCTTGCAGTTCGAGCATCTGCCGCATGAGGTGATGCAGGAAACGAGCACGCGGTCGCCGACACTCACGGTCGACACTCCGGTGCCGATGTTTTCGACGACGCCGATTCCTTCGTGCCCCAGGATTCGGCCTTCCGAGACCGTCGGAACGTCCCCTTTGATGATATGCAGATCGGTCCCGCAGATCGTCGTCTTCGTGAGCCGAACGATTGCGTCGGTCGCTGATTGAAGCGACGGTCGGGGCCTTTCTCCAAACCCGATCTCGCCGTTACGGCGATAAATCAAAGCCTTCATCGGAAAATCTCGAACTCTTGTTAAATGAAGGAAAGTTTCCGATGTGGCATGCCACGACTCGACACGCAGACACGATTAGGGGCTTATGCGAGCGATGCGCGTACTTTCGATCGCTTCCTTCGCGGCAGCGATTTCTTCGTCTTTCCGGCATCGAAGTAAGCTTCGACGAGCGCTCGAAGTTGTCGATCGGTCAGCTTGTCGCCGGCTTGGACTTTAGCGACTGCCGGTGCGGATCGTTTGGTGTCGAGAAACTTCGCAAACTCCTTCTTCGCCGTGCTCGGACCGAGAATCAGCAGCCGGCGGACGTTCCTTAACTGCTTTTCCAACTCCCGATAGAAGTTCGTGCGTACCGCCATCGACTTTCGTTCCAATCGGGCCTCGGCGACGAGGTCGTTCTTCGTATATGCCGGCTTCGCCGTCCCCTTCTTGGGATCGACTTTGACGGCGGGAGACGCGTCGAGTTTCACGATCTTGCGTTCCGGATCGTTCAAGTAAACGATCACCGCATGCTCGGAATCGACCCAAATACCTGCATTCGTAGCCATGACAGGCTCCTTCGAAACTGACGACCGAAAATTGTTTTAATTCGTGCCCGCAACCATCGTTCGCTCACTATCGTTGCCCCAAGTGGATCGGAGCCGGCACGTCCAGACCGGCCGTACGGACGTCGCGGACGTGTTTGTGGCAATTGACGCATTGCATCGTGAGGCCGACGTAGGCGAACGCCGCCGCATCGATGTTCTTCTTCTTCGCGGCCGCCGCGACCCGATCGGCGGCACGACGGAATTCGATGCTGTGTTGCAGGTAGTCCGCAGTCTGCAACACTTGCCACATTTCGTCACGGCTTTGAATGCTGAGATCCTGCGCGCTCTTTTCGATCAACTGGAAGTCGGCCAGCGCGATCCCTTCGAGAAGCTTCTCCGAATGTGCGAGCTTGAGCCGCATAAACGGCGCGACCTTGTTCGGGTCTGCGGTGTGACCCGACGTGACGGAGAGCCCGAGGGCGGCGAAAGCGACGGCGAACAGAATTCGGCGTTTCATGACTTGTTCCTTCGACTAAGGGGAAAGGGCATATTCGGTGAAATCGAGAGACACGATGCGGTTGAATCAAACGTCGAGACCCGAGTCTTCGTTGAAGGCTCGCGATAGCAGAGAATTCTCCGCAGCTTCATGTGCGTTGAGTCGCTTCGCGAAGAGTGCGTAGTCGGCCTTCAGATTCGCCCAGACGAGCGGCGCGGCGTCGGCCGCACGAGCGTGGTCGAGCATCTCATCGGCGGCCGCAAGAAATTCGCCGTGTTGTCGTTGGAGAATCGCTGCCTGCGGCGCGATTTGCGGTACGCGCACGATCGCCTCTTCCAAGTAGCCGCCGTTCTCTTCTTGCTCGAAATGACGAGCCAGGCGATCGCGCAGCGCGGAAACGAACTCCGTCAATTCCGCAATCCGCGCGGTCGATGCATCGACTTCGCGCGTCTCGTCCAAGATGCGGTGAATTCTTTCGATCGCCGTGTGCAACTCACGGTGCTCGCTCACGGCTTGCGTGTAGTACGGGTTAACCTCGTGGACGTGGTAGCCGTTGTTCATGATTTGCACCCCGCAACGACGGCCGCTTCGGTCTTCGAGGTCGGCTTCACCACCATGACCGGGCATTCGGCTTCGCGCATCACTTCTTCCGCGACGCTGCCCATTAAGAGTCGGCCTAGACCGGTCCGCCCGTGGCTGCTCATCACGATGAGATCGACGTCTTCCTCTTTCGCCACGCTTAGAATCGCCGAAGCCGGTAGGCCCGGCGCGAAACGGTACTGACAGGGGACGGCCGGATCTCGCGGCTTTACGGCCATGAGCATTTTCCGCAGCATCTCCGCGTCGGGCTCCGGATCGCCGTAGTAGTACAGGCCGTCGCCATACATCGCCGGCGGCTCCTGCACATGCACGATAACGAGTAAGGCGTGCCGTTCGCGGGCTAGGTCCGCCGCATATTCCAAAGCGGCATCGCCCTTGCTTGAGAAATCCGTGGGGAAAAGAATCTTGCGAGTTTTCATGAATAGGTCTCGGCAATTCGGAAGAGACTTCGCTGGTTGCGATTGATCCCTTTTGCGAATCAGATGCCGATCGAGCTCCGGCCGCGTCGTTTTTGGCAAAACCGATACCTACGAGCCGGAAAACCGAGCGATGATGAGCATTGCGGACCCGATCCGGTCGAGATTGCTCAGATGGGCGTTTACGCACATGCAGCGCGGTTCCGCACGCTGCGAGCCGCGGGATGCACACTTCCGTTGCGTCGAATCAGCGGAATGGAGTGATTTCGTTTGGTTGCCCCTGTGGCATAGCGGTTGCTTTGTCGTTGCCGGAAGTCGAAATCACTGCGTATACCCGGCGCTTGGGCCGAACTCCCTCAACGGAAGACTTTGATTCTCCATGAATGAAACTCAAATGCCGCAGACCGTCGACTTATTGATCGTCGACGACGATGACGAATACCGGAGCACGGTCGTGCGGCGGCTCGGTCGCCGCGGCTACCGGATTCAAGAAGCTTCGAACGGCGAGGCTGCGCTTGAAGCGGCACAGCGCCGCGAATTCGATGTGGCATTGCTCGACATGGTGATGCCCGGAATGTCCGGCGTCGACCTGACGGAAAAGCTCAAAGCGATCCAGCCCGACTGTGAGGTCGTGTTGCTCACCGGGCAGGGAACCGTCGAGACGGCCGTACGCAGCATGAAGCTTGGGGCATTCGACTATCTGATGAAACCTTGCCCGTTAGCCGATCTGGAAGTCGTGATCGAACGGGCCGCGGCACGGAGACGACTCACTAAGGAAAACACTCAGCTCAAGCAGGTCTTGGCTCGGGGGCAGGCGACTCCCGACATGATCGGAAATTCTCCGGCGATCCGCGAGGTCTATCATCTCATCGAACGCGCAGGGCCGACCGACAAAGCGATTCTCGTCGAGGGGGAAAGCGGCACCGGCAAAGAGTTGGTCGCTCGCG is from Planctomycetia bacterium and encodes:
- a CDS encoding DUF4404 family protein codes for the protein MSNETETLHDRVEACRRHLTTAELNADVRRELLQLLADLDERLANQASSSKSATVKTRTEQTLPSPIERLRDLERSVEATHPVLCGLVGNLADALSRLGV
- a CDS encoding site-2 protease family protein is translated as MKWSWKIGEVRGIAVYVHATFFILLAFAFLSDWSERQGLVSALEGVGFVLAIFGCIVLHELGHALTAARFGIRTRDITLLPIGGVARMERIPENPRQELWVALAGPAVNMVIAAVVFVGLQLTRSYIPMEQLPPNEVPFWQRLLVVNVFLGLFNLLPAFPMDGGRVLRALLATRLDYARATQIAASVGQSLALLFALVGLLANPILLFVALFVWIGAPQEAGEVRMKSSLNGISVAKAMLTDFQSLAPQDSIHRAIQLILAGSQHDFPVIDNARVVGVLTRSDLLRSLARAGSEGTIETAMQRTFSTADADEPLTVAIERFQTRDCPTMPVLRKAALVGLLTLENVGELVMIREALENALQTARA
- a CDS encoding zinc-dependent alcohol dehydrogenase family protein — translated: MKALIYRRNGEIGFGERPRPSLQSATDAIVRLTKTTICGTDLHIIKGDVPTVSEGRILGHEGIGVVENIGTGVSTVSVGDRVLVSCITSCGRCSNCKRGMYSHCSDGGWLLGNRIDGTQAEFVRIPHADGSLHRVPDGCDEEAVVMLSDILPTSYECGVLNGRVQPGDSVVIVGGGPIGLATLLTAQFYSPATIVVVDVDDNRLEVARRLGASATVNGGDAAAVEKIMSLTDGVGFDVVVEAVGIPASFDLCQTIVAAGGRIANIGVHGKPVQLNLDKLWSQNITLTTRLVDTVTTPLLLKTITTGKLRPQQLITHRYALNDIVKAYETFGNAKTTHALKVIVSNE
- a CDS encoding hemerythrin domain-containing protein; this encodes MNNGYHVHEVNPYYTQAVSEHRELHTAIERIHRILDETREVDASTARIAELTEFVSALRDRLARHFEQEENGGYLEEAIVRVPQIAPQAAILQRQHGEFLAAADEMLDHARAADAAPLVWANLKADYALFAKRLNAHEAAENSLLSRAFNEDSGLDV
- a CDS encoding universal stress protein is translated as MKTRKILFPTDFSSKGDAALEYAADLARERHALLVIVHVQEPPAMYGDGLYYYGDPEPDAEMLRKMLMAVKPRDPAVPCQYRFAPGLPASAILSVAKEEDVDLIVMSSHGRTGLGRLLMGSVAEEVMREAECPVMVVKPTSKTEAAVVAGCKS